ACCCGAACACGTCGAGACATTCCGCAATTACTACACCGCTCAGGGCATGTTTGGCATTCCGAAGCAGGGCGAATGTGAATATTCGGTGCTGCTTGACCTTGATCTGGCGGATATTCAACCTGGCGTGGCCGGTCCAAAGCGCCCACAAGATCGCATCAACCTGACGGATCTGAAAACCACATTCCAGAGCCTGCTGGAAAAACCAGTCAAGGAAAACGGCTTTAATGTGGCGGCTGACCGGTTGTCGGCGTCAGTTCCGGTCAACGTGGATGCCGAAACCGAGGTCAATGTGGGGCACGGCAATGTGCTGATTGCGGCTATTACTTCCTGCACCAACACTTCAAACCCCAGCGTGATGCTGGCGGCTGGAATTTTGGCCAAAAAAGCCGTCGAAAAAGGACTGACGGTCAACCCAGCCGTGAAAACTTCGCTGGCCCCAGGTTCACGTGTGGTTTCGGAATACCTGGAAAAGACCGGATTGCAGCCGTACCTGAATCAGGTTGGGTTTAACGTGGTTGGCTATGGCTGCACGACCTGTATTGGAAACTCGGGCCCACTCGACCAGCCTATCGAAGACGCCGTGGTGAAAAATGATCTGGTGGCCGCGAGCGTACTTTCCGGCAATCGGAACTTCGAAGCCCGCGTGCATCCCAACATCAAAGCCAATTTCCTGATGAGTCCGCCGCTGGTGGTGGCTTTTGCCCTGGCGGGCCGGGTTAATACCAATCTTTCAGAAGATCCGATTGGAAAAGGCAGCGATGGTGCGAATGTGTACCTGCGTGACATCTGGCCAACGTCTCAGGAAATCGGCGACCTGCTCAGTAGCGCCATGGACCCTGAAACCTATCGGAAGCTCTATTCAGACTTTGCCGAGCAGAATCCAATGTGGAATGACATTCCAAGTTCAGTCGGCGATGTCTATGAATGGGACACGGAATCAACCTACATTCAAGAGCCGCCATATTTTGAAAACTTCGGCATGGACGCCGGTCAGTTTGCTGATCTGCGCGGCGCGCGACCGCTGGCCATTTTCGGTGATTCGGTCACCACGGACCACATCAGCCCGGCGGGTTCGATCAAAGCTTCATCGCCAGCCGGTGTGTATCTGCAATCCAAAGGCGTGAGCGTCGCCGATTTCAACAGCTACGGTTCACGACGCGGAAACCACGAAGTCATGATGCGCGGGACATTTGCCAACGTGCGGATTAAAAACCTGATGGTGCCTGGGGTTGAAGGCGGCGTCACGGTTTATCAACCGGAAGGCGAACGACTGGCCATTTATGATGCGGCGGTGAAATATATGGCCGCCGGAACACCGCTTGTGGTGATTGCCGGACAGGAATACGGCACGGGAAGTTCACGCGACTGGGCGGCAAAAGGCACCCGGTTACTTGGGGTCAAAGCCGTGGTGGCGCAAAGCTTTGAACGCATCCACCGGAGCAATCTGGTTGGAATGGGTGTGTTGCCGTGCCAGTTTAAAGACGGCACCAATGCACAGTCATTACAACTCGATGGCACTGAAACCTTTGATCTGGTCGGGTTGGAAGGCGGCGTGAAACCCCAGCAGGACGTTACGCTGGTTATCCATCGCGCCAATGGTGAATCAACCGAAGTTCCTGTGACGCTTCGGATTGATACGCCAATCGAAATTGATTATTACCTGCACGGTGGGATTTTGCCGTACGTGCTGCGTCAGTTGGTTACCAACGCTGACCAGAACTAAGAGATCGTTAAAAAATAAGTTCCTGGAAGCACGAGTATCCGTTCACGTTTCGGCTTTGGGTTTTGCACCTCGAAGAGTTGCTGTTCGGATAGCCGGTCGGTTGCTCGGCTTTGCGAGCTACCACCGGAAAAGGATCAACCTCTCCCTCATTCTCCGCGCTTCGCCTGCGCCCCTGCGGGGGCGCGGGCGAAGCGCGGAGAATGAGGGTGGCCCTGGTGACCGGTGGTAGGCCCAAAGCAGCCAACCGACCGGCTATCCGAACAGCAGCCCTCCGGGATGCTCAATCCAAATGCCTGATTCCCAAACGAAAACGGGAAGTTGATTTTTTACAGTCCCTTAGGGAGCGTTAAAAAACAACTTCCCGATTTTCATTTGGGTCGAAGCCATTTTCTTTTGAGTTCGGTGGCACTTTCCCTGACAAAAGCTCAGACCCATTGAAGTCTTTGGATTTCTTTTTCGTGTATTTCGTGTATTTCGTGGTTTCCTGTTCTGAAATTGGATCTCTCCGGGTGACTTTCGATAAAAACGGGAAGTTGTATTTTTACAGTCCCTTAGCGGACTACGGACTATGGACTGGTATTACAGTTGAAACAGGTTTAAGAATTTGGGTTTTAGAACTATGATTCACCGGAAGCTAGCACTCTTCAATCCTTGTCTTTAACCCCGAAGAATCCGGTGAATTCATGAAAGTTCTGATTGCTGATGACGATGAGGTAACCCGGACACTGGTTCAACTAAGCCTGGAACGTGCCGGGTACGAAGTGATTGTCACCTGCGACGGTGAAGAAGCCTTAGCCGCTCTGAAAGCAGATGACGCAATCCGGATTGTGGTCAGTGACTGGGAAATGCCCAGGTTAAATGGGGTTGAGTTGTGTCAAAAAGTTCGAGCTTTCCGGCAGAATGACTACACCTATTTCATTCTCCTCACGGCAGTTCACACTGACGATCACCACTATTATCAGGCAATGGAAGACGGCGTAGATGACTTTTTGCTCAAAACCATGGCCACGAAAACCCTTCGACTCAGACTCAAAGTCGCCGAACGCATCCTTGGATTCACCCGCCAAATCAACCAGTTGAAAGAGTTATTGCCAATTTGTTGTTATTGCAAACGCATTCGAGATGACAATGATTACTGGCAGCAGATAGATGAATATATCCACGATCAAACCGGGACTGATTTCAGCCATGGCATTTGCCCAAATTGTTATGATTCACGGGTGAAGCCGATGCTGGATCGGTTGTTACCTCCCAAGCCTTCAGACCCTGCGCAATAATCCCCACTCCAGGTTTCAATCCAGATCACTTTCAAACAAAGATGGGGAATTTCCCTGAAAACTCCCCAGGAAGTTGAACAAACCAGTGCAATCAAGTGTTTTCCCGATCCTGGTCTAACTCGCTGAAAATGAGATATTTCATAGCAAAATAAACCACTTGGAACGAATCGGAGAATCCATTGAGGAAACTCCGGGGATCCGCCAACTCATGGAATATCAATTGCAGAATAAGGAGTCAAATAGACTTGCTTGTTGCCCACAATCCGCAGGCAATTCCAACAGTGAAGGGAGGAACTGATATGACGGACCGGATGAAAGTATTGATCGCGTATGATGGTTCAGAATGTGCCGACGCCGCAATTGACGGCTTGCTCCGCGCGGGATTACCCGAAGAGGTCGAAGCCTTTATTTTAACAGTGTCAGAAATGGGCCTGGCCGTACCGCCGCCGAGCATCGGCATGGTCGAAACCAGTTTTTCCAATGCCATTCAGGATGCAACCGAGGAAGCCCTGCGGATTGCACAAACTGGATTAGATCGGGTTAAAACCCTGTTCCCAAGATGGGACGTGACGGCTGAAGGACGCTTTGGTTCTCCGGGCCGTGAAATCCTGGAAAAAGCGGTTGAGTTTAACGCCGACTTGATCGTGATGGGCTCGCACGGACGCTCAGCCGTTGGGCGACTGGTATTTGGAAGTGTCTCAACTCAGGTTGTGACCCAGGCCCATTGCTCAGTTCACGTCGTGCGACCTGGCAAAGCTGCTGTGACCGATCCGATCAAACTGGTGATTGGGATT
This DNA window, taken from Acidobacteriota bacterium, encodes the following:
- a CDS encoding response regulator, with amino-acid sequence MKVLIADDDEVTRTLVQLSLERAGYEVIVTCDGEEALAALKADDAIRIVVSDWEMPRLNGVELCQKVRAFRQNDYTYFILLTAVHTDDHHYYQAMEDGVDDFLLKTMATKTLRLRLKVAERILGFTRQINQLKELLPICCYCKRIRDDNDYWQQIDEYIHDQTGTDFSHGICPNCYDSRVKPMLDRLLPPKPSDPAQ
- the acnA gene encoding aconitate hydratase AcnA, which gives rise to MAHTLFNSLQEFTLGDGGTGKYYSLPALEAAGVGPISKLPVSIRIVLESVLRNYDDLKIKESDIRTLANWQAKAERTAEIPFVVARVLLQDFTGVPLLVDLAAMRSAMSQLNKNPKAIEPLVPVDLVIDHSVQVDYTGPTAARRLKTLTEENGSGLPATDDAFQLNMMLEFERNRARYQFLKWGMQAFESFKVIPPGIGICHQVNLEYLAKGVLEREGVYYPDTLVGTDSHTTMINGLGIVGWGVGGIEAEAGMLGQPVYFLTPDVVGVHLHGRLREGVTATDLVLHVTEMLRKAKVVGKFVEYHGEGAANLSLTDRATISNMGPEYGATMGYFPIDEETCKYLLATGRSPEHVETFRNYYTAQGMFGIPKQGECEYSVLLDLDLADIQPGVAGPKRPQDRINLTDLKTTFQSLLEKPVKENGFNVAADRLSASVPVNVDAETEVNVGHGNVLIAAITSCTNTSNPSVMLAAGILAKKAVEKGLTVNPAVKTSLAPGSRVVSEYLEKTGLQPYLNQVGFNVVGYGCTTCIGNSGPLDQPIEDAVVKNDLVAASVLSGNRNFEARVHPNIKANFLMSPPLVVAFALAGRVNTNLSEDPIGKGSDGANVYLRDIWPTSQEIGDLLSSAMDPETYRKLYSDFAEQNPMWNDIPSSVGDVYEWDTESTYIQEPPYFENFGMDAGQFADLRGARPLAIFGDSVTTDHISPAGSIKASSPAGVYLQSKGVSVADFNSYGSRRGNHEVMMRGTFANVRIKNLMVPGVEGGVTVYQPEGERLAIYDAAVKYMAAGTPLVVIAGQEYGTGSSRDWAAKGTRLLGVKAVVAQSFERIHRSNLVGMGVLPCQFKDGTNAQSLQLDGTETFDLVGLEGGVKPQQDVTLVIHRANGESTEVPVTLRIDTPIEIDYYLHGGILPYVLRQLVTNADQN
- a CDS encoding universal stress protein, which codes for MTDRMKVLIAYDGSECADAAIDGLLRAGLPEEVEAFILTVSEMGLAVPPPSIGMVETSFSNAIQDATEEALRIAQTGLDRVKTLFPRWDVTAEGRFGSPGREILEKAVEFNADLIVMGSHGRSAVGRLVFGSVSTQVVTQAHCSVHVVRPGKAAVTDPIKLVIGIDGSKGSEIAVETVATRQWPAGTEVHLVTSAGPFDLYGVAYDEKMSFASKLQTLARRRLEEAGLQTVSVIMEGGPKEVLMEEAEQIGADCVFVGSRNLSRFDRWLLGSVSTAVTTRAHCTVEVVRKHGAEE